Within Channa argus isolate prfri chromosome 4, Channa argus male v1.0, whole genome shotgun sequence, the genomic segment GGAATATTTGCCCATTCTAGCTGGATATCAGATTTTAGCTTTAACAGTTTGTGTGAACCATTGTCTGACTCTCCTCTTCATGATGCTCCTTACATTTTCACTAAGAGACAGACCTGGAGTAAAGGTGGGCCAGTCAAGCACATGCATTGCGTCTGTAAAGGCACGCTTTAGAGCCCAAGTCTTTTCCTGCTAAAATATTCACTGATTTACCAGGAAAAGATGTTACAACAATGGCAGCATGTGTCTCTCAGGAAAATACACCTTCAcctatactgtatgtaagtCACACTGAGATTTCCTGTGATTTGTTTCCATTTAACCTGCTTACTCAGTCGTATTTTACCTCTGTCACAACTTCTGTGTTGCAGGCATCAAATTATAAATTTGGATTCTATTTGATTATTTCTactattttagaaaatgtcctAAAAATTTTGGAAGTGGGGTTTAGTTGACATTTTTTGTGAAATTTCTTAATAAGAGTATACAGGACGGGCATTGTAGTAACTCTGATGAGTTTTAATTAGTGCAGTGCTTTGGTTAATGACcaaaaattaaaatctaaaactaaaGACATTTGAATGAAATACAGACAAACCTCAACTTGTGATCGTGCCAAGGTCATGTCACCattagtatgttttttttttttctaaatttaacaATGATTTTTGACTGATGTAGGGCATCTGTATTTGCTCTGTTTCAGGGACTTTCATATCAGTACGCTGATGTAAGAGTGAtgtaaaagtgtgaaaaatCTGACTTCTGCAGTAGTAATTAGTGTTTCTTCACAAGAAGACTATTTATAAGTGGAAAAATACGAATTAATGTAAATTCGGCCTATATTAACATAACagattaaactgagatggtgaATATGAAGATCATCAGTTTCATTGTGAGCCATGGTAATGTGCTGACAGTAGGATTTAGCACAAAGCTcccagaaaaggaaaatgattgTCTGCGCCTGGTTTTTCAACATTGGAATCTTATTTGAGTCCAAGTCATGTGAACTCAAATCTCATGACACCTAAACATTTGTTCACTTAATCACTAAGGCTTTCCCAAAAGTCATGAAAGGAGGGGGTGTGGAGGAGAACCgatgaaaggagaaaaagaaggggggtggggtgggggcaTGAACAGGTGAGACATGAGCGGAAGCAGGAGTGTAGATGTTAGACAGAAGTGGTTACGGAGAGGTACAGGCTGGTAGGACCTAAGGAACTAAAAATTCTGAGAGGTGGTGAGCTTCTCAGCTCAACTCAGAGCCGCCCCGGTGTCTCTTTCAGCTGCCCATCTAGGATGTGAATGGTCCGTCTGATTGGCCCGACAGGAAGTCCTGGCCTCTGGGAACTGTGCAGGGAAGGAGGGCATGTGACCTTCACTCACCACCAGCTTTCCTAAATCTTGTTAGCGCAGCTAGCTTTCTTCACAGTCATTTCCCAGTTTCCCAAGGATCTAAGTGAGATTAGTTCTCCAGTGGGGCCATCATCCAAGAGGACAGGTGACAGATTCACAGGCTGATCTGGCCTATTAGGCTTGGATAAAGGCCCAAAGCTGAGACCCCCGAGCACACCAGCGCACATCACCTCTGATGAAATCAACCTGCATCACTGAATTCAGCCCAGAAATGGAATTAGTCCATTCACTATGTTATTATGCGAGACAAAGGAATGCAATTATTCCCTCTCAACAATCTGCCAAGGAGAAAATGCATTTCACAACCTGAGGAGTGAAAAAGAACTAGCTTGTGTCCGGTTTaaccttcacttttttcagcattttacacTGAAGTGCTGGTGGTGACTGCAGCCAAAGGCTTTGGCAGGTTTCCCACTGCTTTGAGATGCCAACAGTGCAGCGCTGAGCAACTACATCTGACTGCTGGTGCTGACTAACCAATTTCCAgttgtttcttcatttcaacTAGATATaaataattcagtttaattatGACTACATATCCTAGTCCTAggacataaaacacatattgTACACATATTTTTGCACATCATTAAACCTCTGCCTTCTATCCATGATTGCACTTGCCTACAATTGAAATTTTCTAAATAATGATAGTGAAATAGCTCCAagtgttgtgtgtttatgatgtAACTACTAATATGCTGTACAGacatttcctggttttctatAGATGTTAGTCATAAAATGTGTCACAAATATCAACCAAACACAACACtttcttctgagcttcagcttgcagacagccacATTGACATTATCCTGGAGGACACGTGTCCAACTCCGGGCCTGCTGCAGCCCTTCTTATTTTCCAACCAGCATTGCACAGACCTCatctttcagcttctgattgagtgaacacacctgatccaggtaatcagcagtgggtcaTGCAAGGGTagatggaaaacaagcagggagTTTGACACTCCTGCAACACGTTGATAAACTTTGGAATTCATTTTGGTCCAGGTccaaaggcagcaaagcagccccaaatGATGATGCTCCCTCTGTACTGTACTTCCCTGTTGGAATGATGTTTTCTTGACAGTATGCTGATCTCTTTCTACAGTTTACTACATGTAATGCTAGTGTTTTTCACAAACAGTTATACTTTGGATCATCTGtctacaaaacattttcccagtagCATTTTGGAGTTTTAAGGTGGACTTGGACaaactttggcatttttgcaGAATGTTTTGCATGTGGTTGACTCGTGAACAGAGATGCTAACCAACTCCAATGTGTCTTAACCCTTTAGCGGTTAATCCAGGggtcttttttaatttacaaacatTCTGCCTTGTGCATTTGGGGTGATCATGGCTGGGTCATATAGTGATTAACCATAATACCAAATCATCCATGTCTAACTCTGGACTGATGAATAGCTAAAGTGAGATGACTCTGTAAACCTTctccagctacatgcaaatcaacaactcttgaTCATAGGATTCTTTTTTGTGTGACACATGTCTCATATAAGATGAGGCTCCTGTGAATAGCACACAGGCAcagtttgagtgtttttatatgTGGTTCTAAACCACAACCTACATTCTCAATTCATAGATTGAACTGCAGTTTTGTTAACGCCTGACTCCAGTTGATGGTTAGTGACATCAGGAGCTTTGTGTTGCCGTTACTTTCTACCCCATCACTTCAGTACAGACATGAAAGATcgcaaatgtgttttattggcttagaaatattttgtttgttgatatttgtgactttagtgaagatcagatcacatttcatgcccaactgacacacacaaaaaaaaaaaaacaggaaaatgcaaacagtgccattacgtTTGCTTTATGGCTTTAAGTTGGGAGTTGTGCTCGTGTTCATAGGTACTGACTCAACTTTCTGAAatcactgaaaaaacacatggaTTTCCATCCAGGGTGGAAACAATTGTTTCCAGAAGGAAAAAGAATACATGAGGCACCCTCGTAAGCTTGATCTGTTTTTTACGAACCcttaaaaacaagttttactGAGCCCTGCAGTCAGCATATCACTTGAAACAGCAAACTTGAAATAGATGTGGTCTAGCCTTGAGGTTAGAGCCTTTgtataaaatttgttttaatttttgtttcaaaGTCACAGGACTGAGTTCAGactaaacattcaaaaacaagcCTACCAAAAATAGAGCTAAAAGACCCTTTTTGGTAAAACTGCTGTCATAGCATTATTTTTATCCTATTAGAAATGTGGTTATGACTACtgtataaatgtttgaatgatgCTACATACATGTTTTGTAAGGTCatagtgacctttgacccaaaAATTCTAAACAACTCATCCTTCAGTCCAAGAGGacattttgcaaatatttccTAAAGGTGTTTTTGAGATATCAGTTTCTTGAGAATAGGGACAGATACACAAACAGCGGGTAAACAATTTATatgaaaaagaataaacaacatCAATTTggtaatgctttttttaattgatgaGATATATCTGAACAAATGAGCCTGTCAGGAGACGTAATGAAGGACAGATGCCTGGACAGAGTTcattcattttagaaaatataaaaacaatgcaaagacTGATTTTAAACCGATATCAGCAAAACAAGAAGTTGATCATTCAATGGCTCTCATGTTGGAGATGTTTACAGGTCTGTAATTTGGGTGTGTTTCTCTTAATATGTATACCAGCTGTTGTCTTCTGAAAGTATTTTGCATTTGAGTTTGTAGTAGATTTCAGATTGTGTGTTTTAGGGAAccaacagttttaataaatattaaagtcaGAAAAGTttcattcataaagaaagtTTGGTCAAAGAACAGAGAAGGAAATGTTGACaacatgtctgaaacaggcagTTTTTTTAGATCCAggcatgtactgtgtgttttacatcgTGTGTAATGGTGTCTAATATTGTTCGTtagtccacaaacacacaaacagtctgGAACGGACAAAGAGgcacaaaaaatgtttcagcatCCAAGCACCGCCTGGAGTCCTAGTGAGTTCACCATCCGGCAGGCTTCCGATTAAAATCAAACCGTCTGATGATTTCCTCAGCCGACCATCATACTCCATGTTATTCCAAATTAGCTTTTTTACATGAGCTGTCTTTTAACAGTCTCATCAGTTCTTCAGTTCAAGTTGCAGTCAACGTTAAACCGTGGGGTTTTTCCCAGTCGTCGTCTGCTGTTGCTGGAGGTAAGTGGGCCGTTTGATGCGAGGTTTCCTGCGCTTGGGTTTGCTCTTGGCCTTGGTGAGCTGAAcgacaaaaaaagacaggacCACCATCGCTCCCAGAAAGGCGAAGACAGGGATAGTCTGGCCCACTTCTTGGTTGTAGCGACCAGGCATTATCCCTGAAGGGGAAGATGACAGAGGTCACAggaattttttcatttaaataaatgatcgTTGTCTACCTAAATTTATGCTCTGTTCACTCTATTGATGACAATCTTGTCATTTTATGGATTCTCTCATCTCCAGTTGTATAATTAATGgtctttaaatacattaaaactaaTGAGTGGAAACTATTTTTGTCCTTCCACACCTTACATTATTTCCAGTGCAAAAGGTGTTGATTGACTGGCTGGGTAAAATTAAAACATCCTCCATTGTTATTTAgagtaaacagtaaaattacagctctgaaaataatttaagagATTTCTAATACTAAAttacttttgttcttttacctCCAGGGATGTCCCAAGCTCCACTCTCCCCAGGAGACAGAGGTCTGACCTGGGGACGGTACACCCTCACGTTTGGCAGGGCCACTTTGTCCAGATCCACAGAGAGAAGCTTCTGGTGCTTCCAAAGGTTACTGAGAGCAAGAAGGGAAGTGAACAAAGGGATGGTAGAaaagtgtctgcatgtgtttacTGTGCATTAGTCATTTATGATTGGTGGTTTTCTTCAAGTGTCATTGTATTACTATATTATACagttgaataaaaacaattacaaacaatTGCATCTCCTTATGCTAAAATGGCAGGAGCAAAACCATGACTTGTTTTTTtgacaacataatatttatttcacagttaTCTATTGCAATCGTTTCTTTATCATCAGAATCAACagagtctttttttaaagctcagaACACCTGATTTTACATATAAAAGTTAGTAGAGGGTTTCATTAAGggtggatgcaaacttttgcacgcataatatttattattctactataacttttttttatgacctccttgaccatttttgttacttctgatgcaGAAACATTATACTAGGTGACTGCATAAATTatgttgattaaataaaatctgtttactctttttgccatttcaacatatagggatgcaaaccttttcagttttaaagcAATACATGCCACTTCTCTTATGAAGTGaagaatattgtaaatattgacaGTGTgaacaaatggaaaatacatTATGTAAGAAATATCACATGTGGGTTGTTGGcatgaaaagagaaaactgaCATCAGCTcatgcaaatacaaacattattagcagaaaatctgaagaaaatgtactgtaatgaATGTACTGCTCAGGTGACAAGTGaactctgggaaatgtagtAGGTATTTTTCTCAACATATGGATAGATAcagaaatagtaaaaaaaataaaaaattaaaataggtGCGATAAGACATTTTAGCACTACCTGGGCGCTGTCTCATTCACGGGCTGGGGTTTTGCCCAGGAAAGGTGGGGGCAGGCTGGTAGTGGGCGAGGTTTAGGATCTCCTAAGTGGGCTTCCAGAACCTTTGAGTAACGGTAAAGATGGTTGCCTGGAGCAAAACATGGAAGGGTGGCAAGGATGCGGAAGGAAGAGGATAAAAGAGCAATTATGCAAAAGATTTCATGGTAGCTGTGTGgtgtttcttttcctgttcaAGATGTATATACATGGTGAAATATAGgtttaaatctaaatctaaaaatgtactttataacctttttttttgtaacctttttgtatgtaaatgtacagtgtaACCTTCATACCTTCCAGTCTCTGTGGCAGTGGGTGTTCAATGCCTGTAGGAGGTGCTACCCTGCTGTGAGAGTGGCTGAGGCTGGGGGGGGTCATACTGTAGGAAGTATACTGAAGGAGAGCGTCTAGCAGCCAGaaacaatctgacacacagatcacaaacacaaccaaatatTACCCATTCGTTCCCCAGTGATGTCCCCATTATTCTACAAAGAAAGTGCAACGACATTGACACTTCTACACACACTAAAGAGAGGCTACCTTTTTGCCTGTGGCTGTCATCTATACAGTTAGAATCTCCATACAAAGCAATACGACCTCCACCTTCAGATGGCGTTTGGTACAATCCCAGGATAGGAACTCTTTCCACTACTGCTGTCTCCTGTTTTAACACTTCCAGccctgtgaaaacaaacacaaaacacacacatgtttgATCTGAACTAAGGcacacagattaaaaagtacCCAGTCAGCCTGCATAGCTGTGCCACAAAAAGCTTAAAAGTTTAGGAGAGGTGCTGTTACCTTGGTCTTTTAGGTTCTTGGCTATGACTATTCCATCTTCCGGAAAACGGGCAATGCTGCAGCCTGAGGCATAATACACTTAGAGAGAGAATCACAAAAATAGTGAGGGATAAAACACCTACAACACCAGAAAATTAGAGTATCGCTACATGTGTATGTCTTACTGTCATGATCGGCCAAAGTGAAGTCTCCCTCATATAGTCCGTCACTGAAAGCCATCCCCCACACTGAGATAAGGTCGTTCAGAGCTGGTACATTAGCACCCCCTGTGTCCGGCATCCACCACTGCCTGTAGGTCACATCACAATTCATTTAGTctacaaaaatttaaatttatttaaaaaaaacaaaacaaaacaaaccaaccaaCCAAAACAACTTAACTTTAAATTTAACATCCACAACAAGCATAGGATTTATATTTTCACAGAAAGtgaacttattttaaaataactccTGTTTCTCAACAGGCTGAAtaacccaaaaaaataaaaaaataaaaaataaaatcacaagaaaacaaaatgactcCACATTATCAGTGAGTTTATAAAATGAAAGTCTAAGTTGTTAATAcagcttttttctattttgtttaatttgtccaGAAAAGGCATCTGTCAGTGAGCAGCTCTCAAATCAACTATTTGAGAGAACCCCACCATCAATTAAAAGTGAATTACTACGCGTAATGTTTTGAAGCCATAATAACTATATTTAACTGTATTTAAGACTTTTAATCCTGTTGATATTGTGCAACAGCTTGGGAGGGATAGGAAGAAAGCAGCAAAGAGTGGTGAGTAATTGTTAAATCTGCATGAGAAGCTCTGAATCGGAAAAGTTGTGATATATTGCATCTATTAGGGAGGGAGTCAGAAACTGTGATAGCGCGGGCTGTTAGCTAAACAAAGCAGTTTATCTTGCTATCATTATTACATGATAAAGCTCTGGTGAAAGCACAGTTGAGGAAATTGCTGTTTAATCATTGAACTCATGTCTCATTATGGAGCAACTcacattaatcattttaaagaaatagaGAGCTTCCCAAGTCTACTAAGTCAGATAGGATTTTAAAGCACCATCCACTGCAATACATTAACAAGTTCCTATGACTCAGTCCgtagaaacacaaacaacccTAAGCACTACTTAGTAAATTTCTCCAATTgcttattctatttttttttaaaagattagagcaaaagctgttttaaaccttttttaaaatggttcCAGGAAGAGTAAAATACATCTCTCATGTAACACAAGGTGCTTTAATTTActtataaaatgctttaatggtCTTAAACAGAGGCTAGTGTTATTTCTATAATATCAATAATCAGCAGAAGAAAGTTCAATACCTGGTGTTTTCGTCATAGAACTTGACCTTTCTCATAACTGAGGTGTTGTACCAGTCACTGAAGATAATAAGTGACAGGCCATTGTCAATGTCTCTCCTCAGCTTGGTGATCTCTTCAGGGAAATACTCCTCTTCACTGTCCACCATTAACAATGTACCTGCAGGGACACAAAATGGTTCAAAAACCCATTACTTTGTTATCCTTTTCTAATGTAGAAACATGTTAGCACTTACTGACTGCCTGAAGCTGAAGCcccattttaaattttgttgtgtttctcgTTTCTTGTCTTACCATACTGACTGGCATCAAAGCAGGTGATGGGAGCTCCCAGCACCTCAACAAAGTACCCCATGCTCCTCAGGTGCTGGTACATGTCCCTgaagtttgtgtgaatgtggtcTCCATTCCTgaaaagagattaaaaagtgTGACTGAGATAGATCAAAGTCCAGGTAACAGAAACAATTGACTAAAAGATGACAGACAACATCAGTTTCGTGAACAATGCTACAGACTTCAAATATTCATATATAAACACGCACCAGTCAAGTGGGTCATTTTTCATGCGGAGGTTGTCTCGAGGAAAGTAACCTGGTGGGTAGCGCAGGTTGTGGTACTGGTCCCACAGCACCCTCTTACTGCGAGGAGGAGTTGGCACAATCTTCACCTTGATGGGCAGTTTGACCGTAGAGGTCAGTTCTCTACCTACTTCAGACTGCAAAGAGTAAAGTGTGAAGAGGATGGATGGGGCataactgaggaaaaaaaatcatttatacATGCTACACGCTCTACACTACTTCTggagaacataaaaacactggCATAACTACAATAATTCATAAAACACTGAGGTTGTGAAAATAAATCCATGTTTctgtgaaagaaaaatcaatatCTGAACTGATGCAATGCTGATTTTTGGTAAATCTATGTTACAATAACCAGTAAGCTGTAAACTGTGAAAGGCTGAAACAGCAGTACACACCCATCAAAGCCACGTCCCTACAAGCTATCAAAAAGTATATGGTAAGCAAAAagaatagtaaaataaatacattattatttacaatagtaaataaatacatttaaaaaattaaagtcaTTTATGAACAGCTAAAATAGTTAGCTAACAGTATGACTATACATTTGAAATAGTTCTctaaacatattaaataaaccAATGCTACCAATAAACTAAAATATGGATAACCCATCAAAATAGCTAAAATTCATTAGCTaaaattaattgattaaaaggtccaaataattcaaattaaatccTTCCACTAATGTGTTGTACTGTAAACTTGAGCAAATCAAGCTGAACATTGACATGTCCATGCTTTCAGAAAAATACTATAACTATCCCATGGTACTACATAACGTTACTAAATATctacttttaaattaattgagaaaaaaaaaaaaaaacatgatagaCTTTGAAGAAGGGATAGACTATGAAATCACTGCTCCAGAAAAAGCTTAAGCAGCTAAGAGGACAGACTTCGAGCATTGCTATCGTGTTTAAATGgttttctcaggaaagctgattaACCAGGTAGGTTTTTCTGAGAGAATGCagttttctctgccatgtatacacaTAACAGGTTTCTGATCAGCAGTGTCCAACAGTGCTGAATGAGGGAGAGATTATGGAGCGATGCCgccttatttttaaaataaattccacAGAAGAGCCGAAAATTAAGCACAAAGTTGGCAAGCAGTGTTTGCTGTCAATATACAGTTAAATCTTCAAGGTGAAGAAGGAATCTGAAGAGAATCCTACTCTTCggctgcatgtacagtatgtgcatattTCCATTAACTAGGTTTCTTAAGTGGATGTAAACTCCATTCCACAGTTAGCCGAGAAAGTGCAGTTAGAGTAACCTACTCTAGAGTAAGTGGAGTATCCtagtttcttaagtgcatgtaaatgtcaGTGACTCACATCATTCTCAGCAGGTGACGCCACCGTGACCATTACATGACCTTGAGCAATCCCTTCCCATGATGCCGCTTTCTTGGCCACGGAGATGGAAACAGCCAAGTAGCCGGCCCACGGCCATAGCACCGGTGAATAGGAGACAGCCACATCGATATGATCGCCATTCTGGGGTAGGTAAGGCTGCCAGATAGGCTGAACAGGGTAGAAAGGAAACTTCAGTAATTTGAAGGAAAGGTGTTTACACAGCATGCAAATTTGGTCAGTCAAGGATGAAACTCAAAGTCAAACATGATTTTTCTCTACTTGTGCTGGCTTGTGTGTACCTTGTCAACAATCCTGCCGGTGACACCCATGCCATTGAGAATGGTTACGTTGACAATGGTAGGCATTCCTCCATAGTAGATTGGCTGAGAACAGTAAGGCCACATGTACGGACACTCTGTCAGGTCGATGTAGCTGGGGGAAAGACTGGTAGGAGACACGACAGGTTAGCAATATGTGGacctttttttggtttgttgttttcagtcaAGACACCAGATATGTAGACACAGACtacataaaaaactaaaaagagacTAAAAAGACATAACAATACATAAAACCAGTTCTATAGCATATTAAAGACCAGTCACAACAGTGACATTCAAGACATGCGTTCCTTCATACAACAACTGATTTGGGCAGTTTGAAGCTGTTCTGTAAACTAGTCCATGAATTATTGTTCAGGCCTGTCCATCTCAGAGACATTTACCTGGCCTGAGGTCTGTAGCTGTTGAGAATCTGGTAGGCTCTGATTAGGTCTAGTTTCCCATGACCCTGTTCAAACATGTTGACCCCTGGCAGCCTGCGAGCTGAAGCGATCAGAGCCTGTTTCATGGAGGCTGGGTTCACCAGCTCCCGGTTCAGGACAGTGCTGGAGAATAGAGAACCATAGGTTGGATTAGTGTGTGCCTATGAATTCTCTTTCAGTCATGCAATGGGATACTGAGTTCATccagattattattatcatcagtTATCTGGAAGCGCTGTATGCGAGAACACAAATGTCAAGATTCAGTTGTCCCAAACTTTATGCAGATTTTTCCCAGCCAGCTACCTTGTACAAAGTCCAGATAATACAGGATTGAACACATGCTAAATAGACCAGGTAATTATCTGGCCtggtctttcttttttcccaaatTCATATGAGAAAGAAGCTTGACTCAGCTACAGTCAGATTTCTCAACTCTTAATTTAGAGCATTGTGGGAGGATTAAAAAAAGGGATGGGCTGGTGTGTCTAGGTCTAAGTCCGTGGGTTTATGTGTGTGGGATAGGTGCCTGTTGTCAACGACAATAGTATGATGATTACCACAGCAAAATGAGCTCAGTTGCAGCTATGTAACAAGGGAACTTTCATCATGTGAGGAGGGGAAATGGATAATATTGACAATCGTACACTACATTCATCTGTGACAAATCTCTTTCCTTTGCCACAAGTTTCAAATAGGATTATCCCAATAAATGATCTTACATTTCGTCATTTTCGATCCTAATCTGTCTTTGGAAGataaatgtgatgtgatgttacCACACAAGTAGTGTAGAaataacacttttattttaatggaaatgttAGCCTATTTACCATCTGGTCTATACCAGGTTTACAAGTTGAGGTATGGAAgccaaatactttttttttgcgCTTGTATAATTTGACCAGAGCATCAAAActttgatatatatttttagacaagtataaaaaaacaTCCGACACTTTATCAAGAAGGAGTTCAGTTTATGTTACTGACCTAGCCAGGAGTGTGACGGCACCAGCTACCACAGGAGATGCCACGCTGGTTCCAGACAGAGAGCGGCATCCTTCTTTCATCCCTGATCCCCGAACACCAGAACCGTAGGTGACAATATCAGGCTTTACTCTACCATAGCCCCCGGGCAGCTCCTgcacacagaggaaacacaggTAATGGAAAACATGTAGGATCACAGATCACAGCCCAAACACAACATAATGTTTGTCCCTTCACAATATCTTACAGGACAAAAGCTGTgattcaaactttaaaatatcttttatttacattctgaaaaaaacaaaaaactttctaGTCCATGTCATTACTTCTACACTGTAAAGTGACACACAACATAGACAAATTAAAGTATATTGTATGTCTTCCTAAGCTGTCTTActgaaacatttcacaaaacagGTGCTGGCTGTTGGACTTTCTGACCAGACACCTCAGGCAGTATGGGTGGGCAGTAACACATCCAGCACCATCACACTAAACACTGGGGCCCCCCAAGGATGTGTGCTGACCCCCCTTCTCTTCACTCTGCTGACCTATGACTGCACACCGTCACAACTCCAACCTCCTTATTAAGTTTGAGGATGACACGACTGTGGTGGGTCTCATTAGCAACAAAGatgagacaaactacaggagAGAGGTAAGCCGCCTGGCTGGGTGGTGCAGTGGCAACAATCTCTCTCTGGATGTGGAGAAGATGAAGgagattgttgttgacttcagGAAAGCACACACTCAGCATGCTCCTCTAACCATCAACGGTGCGACTGTGAAGAGGGTGAGCAGCACCAAGTTCCtgggtgtgcacatcacagaggacctctTCTGGActgacaacactgcagcactggccaagaaatcacagcagcgtctctacttcctccgcAAACTGAGAAGAGCCAGAGCCCCGCCCCCCCATCATGTACACTTTCTACAGAGGCACCATGGAGAGCATTCTGGCAAGCTGCATCACGGGGTGGTATGGGGCCTGCATCGCCTCCTGTCGGAAGACCCTACAACGCAtagtgagagcagctgagaagatcattggtttctctctcccctccctccaggacATTTATGAAACCCCTCTCACCCACAAAGCCCTCTGCATTGCAGGTGATCCCACTCACCcatcacacagcttcttcagtctgctgCTATCAGGGAGGAGACTGCGGAGTCTacaggccaggaccagcagACTGAAGGATAGCTTCATTTatcaggctgtcaggaagctgaactcgctcCCGAACTTGCCCCCCCTTCCCTCTTCTGCCCCAGGTACCTCAGAACTATGAACCTCATTGAACAGGGCACAATTTGTACACTACCTCATTGAAGATAGAACCGACATCATTTAACTACCTCTTCAGTCAGTCTAAACTGTCACTTTAATCAGACTATATAAGcttttttttgcactaaaatcttttttatctGCACTCTTTTACATccccttattgtatagttgtattttatattgtatatttgatCTAGTTTTTTAGTCTCTACTGTTTGTGTTATCTGTATGCACCATGGGTCTGAGTGTAACAATTTCAATTCTCTGTaggtatgtactgtacatgtggaagaactgacaataaagcagaCTTGACTTGACTGATTAGCATG encodes:
- the mbtps1 gene encoding membrane-bound transcription factor site-1 protease; the protein is MFLFPMWASMLLGLLAVFLPVVGMEPSEKAKSESHRAPSSESIPSSSGFNCSQLTLKLEFSTKVVEHEYIVAFTGYFSAKARSLYISSALRNAGDEVQWHIVPRENPASDFPSDFELVHIRQASPISLSNLEDHRYIKRVTPQRKVFRSLKYIPLSEPAAPCNATHETQKWQSWQSSRPFRRTSLSLGSGFWHATGRHSSRRLLRAIPRHVAQILQADVLWQMGHTGSGVKVAVFDTGLSEKHPHFKNVKERTNWTNEKTLDDGLGHGTFVAGVIASMRECQGFAPDSELHIFRVFTNNQVSYTSWFLDAFNYAILKKIDVLNLSIGGPDFMDHPFVDKVWELTANKVIMVSAIGNDGPLYGTLNNPADQMDVIGVGGIDFEDNIARFSSRGMTTWELPGGYGRVKPDIVTYGSGVRGSGMKEGCRSLSGTSVASPVVAGAVTLLASTVLNRELVNPASMKQALIASARRLPGVNMFEQGHGKLDLIRAYQILNSYRPQASLSPSYIDLTECPYMWPYCSQPIYYGGMPTIVNVTILNGMGVTGRIVDKPIWQPYLPQNGDHIDVAVSYSPVLWPWAGYLAVSISVAKKAASWEGIAQGHVMVTVASPAENDSEVGRELTSTVKLPIKVKIVPTPPRSKRVLWDQYHNLRYPPGYFPRDNLRMKNDPLDWNGDHIHTNFRDMYQHLRSMGYFVEVLGAPITCFDASQYGTLLMVDSEEEYFPEEITKLRRDIDNGLSLIIFSDWYNTSVMRKVKFYDENTRQWWMPDTGGANVPALNDLISVWGMAFSDGLYEGDFTLADHDMYYASGCSIARFPEDGIVIAKNLKDQGLEVLKQETAVVERVPILGLYQTPSEGGGRIALYGDSNCIDDSHRQKDCFWLLDALLQYTSYSMTPPSLSHSHSRVAPPTGIEHPLPQRLEGNHLYRYSKVLEAHLGDPKPRPLPACPHLSWAKPQPVNETAPSNLWKHQKLLSVDLDKVALPNVRVYRPQVRPLSPGESGAWDIPGGIMPGRYNQEVGQTIPVFAFLGAMVVLSFFVVQLTKAKSKPKRRKPRIKRPTYLQQQQTTTGKNPTV